Below is a genomic region from Fulvia fulva chromosome 13, complete sequence.
AAAGAAGGTCGACATGGACGGTTCAGACGCGTCCGCCAAGGACACACACGCTGATGATGCGTGATCATGTGACAAAATTTAAAACAGCTATTCCATGTTCAGTTACACCCTCTTTTGCGGCAAAACCGGCATTGGCATAGCACCAGTATAGCGATAAGTCCAAGGAAAGTAATGCGCAAGCAACCCCTTCACCACCTCCAGCAGACTCTCATAAGGGAACTTAACGCCAGTCCCTGTAGGAATTACACTGACATTCTTCATGTGGTACTCATCCCCGCTGTCCGCGACCTCCACCATCCCTGCCGCAAGGTCCAGGTAAGAAAGCGGTGTCTTCTCGGTCTCGAGCGAGAGTGCATGTCCCTTCTGTGCATCTTGGACCAGACCCCCTGGCATCATGAACGTTGAAGAGATCCAATGCCGCTCGGCGGTGAGGATGCGCTGCGACTCTTCCAGATCTGCGCATTGGTTGGAGGTGGCGAGTTTGACGAGGACTTTCATCGCGTGAGGCATGTTTTGGCAAAGATTGTCGTCGAGTTTGGCAGAAGAGAGCACGATAACCTTGGGCAAGACAGCTTTCTCGTTTCCTGCTCTGATACTTTGCAGAGCGCCGACCGTGACTCTAGCAGTGTCTTGGGCGATGGTCATGCCAGGCATGTTGTCGGGCACCGCAACTGCGAGGAAGACCGCCCGGGTGCCGCGGATGCAGTCTGCGATGATGGACGTATCATTGAGGCTTCCTTCGGAGACTTTGACGTTCTTGTTGTCGGCTAGCTGTGGTGTGAGGCGAAGGAGCTTTTGCTTGGAGCGGCAGTAAGCGTGAATCTTCTTCTCTGGGGATTGAAGCAGGATGTTGATCAAGGCTTGGCCAGTGTTGCCAGTGGCCCCCAGGACGGCGTAAGAAGCCATGGTGTGGGTGTGAATGTGAGAGAAAGCTGTGTTGAGGTTGCTGCCAAATGACAGGGAGAGCATCAAACTGCCTTACCTTTGGCGATAGTAGCGCTCGT
It encodes:
- a CDS encoding Oxidoreductase ordB; translation: MASYAVLGATGNTGQALINILLQSPEKKIHAYCRSKQKLLRLTPQLADNKNVKVSEGSLNDTSIIADCIRGTRAVFLAVAVPDNMPGMTIAQDTARVTVGALQSIRAGNEKAVLPKVIVLSSAKLDDNLCQNMPHAMKVLVKLATSNQCADLEESQRILTAERHWISSTFMMPGGLVQDAQKGHALSLETEKTPLSYLDLAAGMVEVADSGDEYHMKNVSVIPTGTGVKFPYESLLEVVKGLLAHYFPWTYRYTGAMPMPVLPQKRV